Below is a window of Chaetodon trifascialis isolate fChaTrf1 chromosome 17, fChaTrf1.hap1, whole genome shotgun sequence DNA.
GAAGCTTAATCTGCTCCTCTGATACAGAGAACCCATCATCACTGTCGTATGTTGGAGCTGAACACATTCAAAAGGGAAGCTGTACAAATATCAGTCTCTGGTTGCATCCagaaaagatggaaagagaAAGGTCTTGCAGTGGAGGGTATCAAGAGAACAACTTCACTACTAGTATTTCCAACCTTGCAGGCTGTTGTGTGCAGTGCTGTGGTGGTAAATTCAGAACTTGCTCAGAAAGGGGAATGTAGTGTGAGACTGGTCAGCCTAATGTCAGCAGTTATGCAGacacttgtgttttttctgagcATGTCCAACTGGGGAGAGACCCCGGAAGAGGCCCTGGGGAGACCTTGGAATCCCACAGGAAGAGCTCGAGGATGTGCCTAGAGAGAAGGATGACTGTGCTACCTTACTTAGCCTGCCGCCACTGAGACCAGGATACGTGGTGGAAAAAGAACAGGAGGTGAGCACCATCCGGGTCAGGTCAGcatctgttttggtctctaggCAGTGAAACTTGGAGGCATCAGCTTAGCCCACTAGTCATCAGTCTTCAGAAGAGCACACCTTTGTATGAAGGTGGTCCCAAGAATGGGACATTGTGGCTGAATCCAAATGTCAGTACCTCACAGCACGTGGATAATCAAGGAAGTAGTCATTCATCTACTGCTTAGTGAATCAGTAAATTGACCAATACCAACAAACAGAGacagctgagcagcatcacCTTTCCTAGAGCCATCAGTAGTGGGAAGTTGATTTTGTCTCTGTATCTCAGGATCTTCAGGATACCATCCAGGTACACCTGGTCTTTACTGAAGCACCCTGCAATGAGAGAGGTCAGAAAAGAAGCTGAAGTATGAATTTTACAAGGCtggttttaatattttaaatgctaatttgATCGTATCACATGTGTATCAATTCGGGTTAAGCCAACCAGTGATGGATTTTTGATTCTCCATTAAATGTGTAATCCCAACATTGGCTGCATATATCAGCAAACTCTCTTTCGAATGTTAACCCCTGTCTGAGGACATAGTGACCTGGCTGTGCGGTATCAGTCTGGCCTCTCTTGGCTCGGACGCAGTAGTCCCAGCGGGTGTTGGGGTCCTGGACGAAGCGTCCCAGGTTGTGGAAGAGCTGAGAGAAGGACATGTGACTGGCTTGGTAGACAGTGTAGTAGAGTAGGGCGGCACGCCACAGTGTGGGGTCTTTTCTGAACAGGACACTATGGATGCTGGCCAGGCCTTCCTCTGTAGGGTTCAGAGGCTTCAGGTTGTGCTTCTTCCTGCCAATGCTGCTGCTCCATGGTTGGTGGCAGTTGTTGATGCCACGGAAATAGTGTGTGCCTGGCGAACAGAGACAAGGACCATTTATATAGTTGTATTTGAGTTCCAAATGCAAACCTTATTAGCACCATCAACTAGATCCATGCAATGATTCACTGATCGGTGCATCGATACCAATAACACTCTCAGTCTCTTAGTAGATACTGGATGATATGGAGCTAAAACAGTGACTGTAAATGTTGGCATTGAAAGTCAATGCCATCTTCCGATAAACTGCATTGTAGTtgaatttaaatgacatttagCTGGTGACCTCCAAATCCCCACATTTAgaataaaacacaacagctaCTGTACCCACCAATCTCATGCCTCAGCATGCCTTCGAGCCAGTGCTCTCGGGCAGTGGAGATATTGATGGTCAGTGTGGGCCTGCTGTTCACCACCGTCATGGACGCTCTGGACAGGAGGTCGTCTGTCACCTGGACTACAATCTATCAGTACAGGTAAAACTCAGTGTTATTTTTTGGCTGTTTACATCTTCAGGGTATTTTCCTTTCACCTGTCTAATCCAAGAAATTggtgacaacaaaaacaaaaacactagCCTTGGTAACTGCATCAAAAGCAAGGGACTCCCCATTACTTTCAATGAAAGAAAGTCACGTTGCAGCAGACTTTATGGTGTGAACGACCTGTTTTTCAGAAAGTATTGatcatttatattgttttttacatAATTACAGTGACAATTAACAAGCAAGGCTGCATGGCAGGAGGGGAATCCAAGGACATTCAAGGGGCAGAATGCCATCAAAGCATTAGGTGTGTATCGTTCGTAAAGATGCATTCTTTTTAACCATTAACAAGACTGCTAACCCTGGTGTATCCAGCCACTTATATCACTCTGCCCATACTGCTTCCTGTCCAATAGCAAGAGTGAAAAGAGAACATTTTGCCTGGTTAATACTTGTCTGGCCACCTCCGTTTATGGGTGGATTTCTCCTTAATTTCCCTCCCATGTATTTTCTTTCCACTTGTATGTCTAAACCCATTAGGACTTCACCAAGCATACGCAAGGTGCATGTATAAGTGGTGTAATGTGTTCAGTGGAACATTAATAACTTGATGATGTAACATGTATTTGTTGATGGTTACATAATCGCAGCAGCACACAAGCAAACTGCAGGATGACTTCAGTGAAGTGGTGGCTTTTTTCAAGGTCTTATTTCCCTGGAGCTCGCTCACTTTGTTGCCCTGTTGTCTGGTGCTCTGTAATGATGATGCAGAAATCCAAtgtgacacacactgcagagtgcAGCCACAGAAAAATACCAGCCTCCAAAAAAAGGCTCCAGGCGCTTGAAATTCCCATGAAATCAAACcagatgtttacatttttccttGGCATATATCTTGCACTGATTGTTACCTATATGTCACTATCAAGCTCAACaattatgaaaaaaacattgttttatagGTATTCTTAATTGTATTTAAGAGTTTGTAATTTCCTGGAAAAACGAGAGAAGTGTTGACTGATCCTGCACTTGGGGGTGTAGAATAATTCTGGACTCAATTAAACACTTTCTCACGTTTACTGTTTATCAGACCAAAAATGAGACAAGATTTAGATAGGACAGTGGAGAGTGTTTTGGTGAGCTAGGCCTCACTGATTACTGTACAAAAACACTACTTTGGAACTTTATTCACTGATTTGGCTGATATTGGATCACACTTTATGAGggaaatattttctggttttccctctgatttcctctggctgctctgcctcACCTCTAACAACTATGTTGTAtttgaaacatccatccatccattatctataccgcctatccctttcggggttgcggggggctggagcctatcccagcttcaatgggcgagaggcggggtacaccctgaaccggtcgccagccgattgcagggccacatgtaaggacaaacaaacattcacactcacactcacacctacggacaatttagagtcatcaattaacctaatgagcatgtttttggtctgtgggaggaagccggagtacccggagagaacccacgcatgcacgggaagaacatgcaaacttcacacagaaaggccccgcctgacccggggatcgaaccggcaaccttcttgctgtgaggcacccgcactacctgctgcgccaccgtgcagcccgtatttgaaacaaatgatgaaaaaatcTACAACTACAACATCATGACAGTGTGCACATACAAAGCAATGAACCTCTTCATCTGCAAATAAACCTGAGTCCTCTGTCTTCTTACCTCACCCAAGCAGCCTTCCTTCTCCATGTATTTCTTGACATTGTGCCAGATACGACTCTTGGTGAGGAGGTTGCCCCCGGTGGCTTGTTCAAACTTCTCATAGCTGCCATATCGCTGCAGGGCAAGCTCCATGATATGCACTGCCTGCAAGAGACGTGAAATTCATAATGCAAAGGCTGCCCATGACTAATGACTGTCTTTGACATCTTCTGTTGTTGAGGCTTTGGACAGGCAGACAAATTCATTACCCACAAACCATCTAACATCTTATCAGTAAACTGTGCACTTTGCTAACGACCAGTCTTCTCAGCTTATAGAGGTGGCAATGATAaaaagcaaaaccaaaacaaaacaaacaaaatattacTTAATACTACCGTCCTTCATTTTCCCAGACAAATGTCATAAACGTCATACTGTGAGACAAATGTGAATCAAGTGACGGTCCACTTTCAAAGTTcatcacagagaaagaaaacaaaccaggGCAACCTACACAGGatcattttactgcatttcctgttgaGCTCACTCACTCTTTCCTTGCCTGAGTATCTGTATACTTGTATTACCTGAACAGAACACCACAGGGATGCTGTCCTGTTCACTTGAAACATGTCTGACCTCATATCCTTATTTACTCATTTCTGGGGTGATTGGTTGGAAACATGAATTGGAATTCTTGTCttcttacaaaacaaaaacttacAATACTGTATGATTATTCTACAGCTTCAGTGATGCTCACTGGACATGTCCTCACACTGTTGATGTTGACTTCAGACAGACTGAGGCAGTTTTAAACTAATCCATTAGTGTTTGCTAAACAAAGTCTTGTGCATTTGTCTCCTTAACTATTTAGTCCCAGCCACTTTCCACTTGCAGTGAGACAGCAGACTCACCTTGCTTCAGCTCTGAGTGTCTCTGACACTAAACAACCTTGTCAGCAGGTGTCCTTGATCACAGCATCCACCTTGACTGTTGGCATGAGGCTGTTGATCCCAAACCAGCCAGCTCAGCACAAAGCTTGTGTACTTAAGACACTGCTGCAGCCGTGATGAATGACCTGTCTGTGCTTTTGGACTGACTGATAAAAGTactaaaattaaaaagacaaaaatgaaaaaaatactaAACTCAGCCTATAAAAATTCCACGTGTGATGTTTTAATCATATTATATACATTTTCTACAGGCTAGTAAAGTTCCCTGAAAAAACTTAATAAATAAGACATTTGGTCAGTGTCCTTAATGACAGCTACAGCTCTGTTGCAGATATACTCGCTGTAGGAAAACATGACTTTGTCAGCATCCTCTATGTTAAAAATTTATATAGgaatgtatatgtgtatataggTGTATATAGGATAGATTTTTGGTGTGATGCATGTACAATTTGTTTAGTCAGTCTTACCTTCACTAGCCATATTCTACCAGGTTTTCAAAGGATTAGTCACTGCTTATAGGACCCTAACACCCTTTATGCTTTGAGTTTCCTTGTTATAATTGTTTGGATTGATCACATAGCAGCTAACAAGACAGCTAACAAGCACATTTCACTGAAGGTTATTCACTGCAGATGTTATTACTCTCACCTGGGCAAATGAAGCAAACCATGAGAATTAAATTGTtgtttcaaacacaaacacacccttaCCTGTGTCAGAAAACGGTCTGAGGCATTGTTATGCCTTGCCAGGACAAGTGCAGAGGCAGGGTTGCTGTACTCAAACTGGGGATTGTAGTTGAAGTCAGACTTAAAAAACTTGGCCTTCTCTCGCTCAACATTAGATGGCTTGATGGCCGTAAGGATGCAGAGCTTCTTGGCATTTTCCACTTCCCGCGTTATTGCTGCTTTGTGCAATGAAGGAAGTTTAGTGCGAGGGGAATTGGGGATGCATATCTTCCTGTGATGTGGAACTGTACGAGGGGCCAGGCCGATGGTGCTGCCCACTACTGCGATGTTCCGTGCTGGTTTAGGGA
It encodes the following:
- the matcap2 gene encoding putative tyrosine carboxypeptidase MATCAP2; translated protein: MLESIKVTERLHWPEVEMSKKYILNSADRALSPSQVYLDKISSGVLKDLFSTDSSSYNVLLQAEEEEKKSPKQSPYRRPKTSVKCGTTFSKRNRPGLAPKKVRTPEGSSKPAQTNRVLSGSNPNLPKPARNIAVVGSTIGLAPRTVPHHRKICIPNSPRTKLPSLHKAAITREVENAKKLCILTAIKPSNVEREKAKFFKSDFNYNPQFEYSNPASALVLARHNNASDRFLTQAVHIMELALQRYGSYEKFEQATGGNLLTKSRIWHNVKKYMEKEGCLGEIVVQVTDDLLSRASMTVVNSRPTLTINISTAREHWLEGMLRHEIGTHYFRGINNCHQPWSSSIGRKKHNLKPLNPTEEGLASIHSVLFRKDPTLWRAALLYYTVYQASHMSFSQLFHNLGRFVQDPNTRWDYCVRAKRGQTDTAQPGCFSKDQVYLDGILKILRYRDKINFPLLMALGKVSFEDVDRLKALAQMEHVRIPHFMQDQARYAEQLTKIMAVNQLTDEELKTII